One genomic segment of Lampris incognitus isolate fLamInc1 chromosome 2, fLamInc1.hap2, whole genome shotgun sequence includes these proteins:
- the LOC130106765 gene encoding desmin-like, translating into MRAASYSQKSLQVSGSSSRVRVQSPSPARYRRSSCDNRGRSGFQGTAVELGTEIHQYHANEKDEMQELNVKFAGYIEKVQVLEQRNAALQSQLAALQSRYKGGPTGIAEEYELKFKEVRELIDSLTNKKGAADIERGYIEEEIEIWRLKLEEELALKEEAEIILREFRQDIDNATLQKAELERRVEQLVAEIEFLKKLHEEEVADLMKQIEDSKITAELDEDRPDLAAYLRNMRTEIEAVAARNVQEAEKWYKSKFDTLKHRASKHEVQMKTMKDEITTFHNQVTDLQNQIDGLRARNTALEQQLEDMEMAHLDKVGSLDGVIAQLEAQLCETKLEMTKYLQDYQELLNIKLKLDAEIATYRKLLEGEEQRLGIAAEQSAVV; encoded by the coding sequence atGAGAGCAGCGTCTTACTCCCAAAAGAGCCTGCAGGTTAGCGGCTCCAGCAGCAGGGTGAGGGTTCAGAGCCCGTCTCCTGCTCGGTACCGCAGGTCCTCATGTGACAACCGTGGACGCTCCGGGTTCCAGGGCACTGCGGTGGAGCTGGGCACTGAGATCCACCAGTACCATGCCAATGAGAAGGATGAGATGCAGGAGCTCAATGTGAAGTTTGCGGGGTACATCGAGAAAGTCCAGGTACTGGAGCAGAGAAATGCTGCTCTGCAATCCCAACTGGCAGCCCTGCAAAGCCGTTACAAAGGAGGCCCCACAGGCATCGCAGAAGAGTATGAGCTCAAGTTCAAAGAAGTGCGGGAGCTGATTGACTCCCTGACCAACAAGAAGGGAGCTGCTGACATTGAGCGAGGGTACATCGAGGAGGAGATTGAAATTTGGAGGCTCAAGCTGGAGGAGGAGCTTGCACTCAAGGAGGAGGCAGAGATAATCCTGAGGGAATTCCGGCAGGACATTGATAATGCAACACTGCAGAAAGCTGAGCTGGAGAGGCGCGTTGAGCAGCTGGTAGCTGAGATCGAGTTCCTCAAGAAACTACATGAAGAGGAAGTGGCTGACCTCATGAAGCAGATCGAGGACTCCAAGATCACCGCAGAGCTAGACGAGGACCGGCCTGACCTGGCTGCATACCTGCGCAACATGCGCACCGAGATTGAGGCTGTGGCTGCCCGTAATGTCCAGGAAGCAGAGAAATGGTACAAGAGCAAGTTTGACACCCTCAAGCACCGTGCCAGCAAGCATGAAGTCCAGATGAAAACCATGAAGGATGAGATTACTACCTTCCATAACCAGGTGACCGACCTGCAGAACCAGATCGATGGGCTGAGGGCCCGCAATACGGCCCTGGAGCAGCAGCTGGAGGACATGGAGATGGCCCACCTGGATAAGGTGGGCAGCCTGGATGGCGTCATCGCCCAGCTGGAGGCACAGCTTTGCGAAACCAAATTGGAGATGACCAAGTACCTGCAGGACTACCAGGAGCTGCTAAACATTAAGCTAAAGCTGGATGCAGAGATTGCCACCTACAGGAAGCTACTGGAAGGGGAGGAACAGAGGCTTGGAATCGCTGCAGAACAGTCTGCCGTGGTGTAA